From SAR202 cluster bacterium, the proteins below share one genomic window:
- a CDS encoding Na+/H+ antiporter subunit D codes for MKDFLAAAPLIVPLAGGVLLIATWGRVGLARAVSVMASLAASGLGFYSLYEVRQEGIFVTTLGDWPGPFGIVLVSDVLSTLMVGVTGLMAAVSFLFTMAAHERWQERYIYPFMLLLLAGVNGAFITGDLFNLFVFFEVTLLSSYALMAIGARRLQMEAAFKYVVINVISSVFLLVGVGLLYGQLGTLNMAHLAIRAETAGDSAMVTTVGVLLIVAFGIKAAIVPLHFWLPGAYSYIPWSVAAFFGAVLTKVGVYAMIRVFGLILDHDVDFFQPLLLSLAGVSMVVGGLGAVAQKEIRKVLTWDIVSQVGFMVMGLGLYSAGGMSAAIFFMAQYMPIKLALFLTAGWVEKMRGTEEMKKLGGLARLYPLASALFLLPALSLAGVPPLSGFWGKFFLLQAGFEAEQYAVAAAAVGTSLVTLYVMIKMWGQVYWGEPREQIEALPKSNLILLGPIVLAVLMGAALIFGASWLHDITNEGAASIVDPREYIEAVDLAVTD; via the coding sequence ATGAAGGATTTCCTGGCCGCCGCCCCACTAATTGTGCCGCTAGCAGGGGGGGTGCTGCTCATTGCCACGTGGGGGAGGGTAGGCCTAGCGCGGGCGGTAAGCGTCATGGCATCGCTGGCGGCATCGGGACTGGGGTTTTATTCGCTTTATGAAGTGCGGCAGGAAGGGATCTTTGTAACAACGCTAGGGGACTGGCCGGGGCCTTTCGGCATCGTGCTGGTGTCGGACGTGCTTAGCACATTGATGGTAGGGGTCACGGGGCTGATGGCGGCGGTCAGCTTCCTGTTCACCATGGCGGCGCATGAACGGTGGCAGGAGAGGTACATCTATCCATTCATGCTTTTGTTGCTGGCGGGGGTCAACGGTGCATTTATCACGGGGGACCTATTTAACCTCTTTGTGTTCTTTGAGGTGACGCTGCTTTCGTCCTACGCGCTGATGGCTATTGGCGCCAGGCGGCTGCAGATGGAGGCGGCCTTCAAATATGTAGTAATCAATGTCATATCGTCGGTGTTCTTGCTGGTGGGCGTGGGCCTGCTATATGGCCAGCTGGGAACGCTGAACATGGCGCATCTGGCGATTAGGGCGGAGACGGCGGGGGACTCCGCCATGGTAACGACGGTGGGGGTGCTGCTGATTGTGGCTTTTGGAATCAAGGCGGCGATAGTGCCGTTGCATTTCTGGCTGCCTGGGGCATACAGCTATATTCCATGGAGCGTGGCGGCGTTCTTTGGGGCGGTGCTGACCAAGGTGGGCGTCTATGCCATGATCCGGGTGTTCGGGCTAATTCTTGACCATGACGTGGACTTTTTCCAGCCGCTGCTGTTGTCGCTGGCGGGGGTGAGCATGGTTGTGGGGGGGTTGGGAGCGGTGGCGCAAAAGGAGATACGGAAGGTGCTGACCTGGGATATAGTGAGCCAGGTGGGGTTCATGGTTATGGGGCTGGGGTTGTACAGCGCCGGCGGGATGTCTGCGGCGATATTTTTTATGGCGCAGTACATGCCGATAAAGCTGGCGCTGTTTTTGACGGCGGGATGGGTGGAGAAGATGAGGGGCACGGAGGAGATGAAAAAGCTGGGCGGGTTAGCGAGGCTGTACCCGCTGGCGTCGGCGCTGTTCCTGCTGCCGGCGCTGTCGCTGGCGGGGGTGCCGCCGCTGTCCGGGTTCTGGGGGAAGTTCTTTCTGCTGCAGGCCGGATTTGAGGCCGAGCAGTACGCCGTCGCGGCGGCTGCGGTGGGGACCAGCCTGGTGACGCTTTATGTGATGATAAAGATGTGGGGGCAGGTGTACTGGGGAGAGCCGCGGGAGCAAATCGAAGCCTTGCCCAAGTCGAACCTCATACTACTGGGGCCTATAGTGCTAGCGGTGCTAATGGGAGCGGCGCTGATATTTGGGGCGTCGTGGTTACATGACATAACGAACGAGGGAGCGGCGTCTATAGTTGACCCTAGAGAATATATAGAGGCCGTAGACCTGGCGGTGACGGATTGA